The DNA sequence AATGAAAAATAATCCGGGAGAAGTCCGCAGACAATGAAGAATTTGTCTGCGGACTTTTCTGCTGTCAGAAAATCAATCAGCGCAGAATACTCCAATTAAAGTCGATCGCTTCAGCAAAAGAAATAAGCTACTCGCCGCCCCAATATTCTGCTATACTGACAGTAAAGCAAGTTACTGGTTTTCCAATACAGCTACAAGAAGAGAGTGGTATAATGGAACTATTTGATCAATTGATGAATCCGAACTGGAAGAACATCCCGATGGAGCACAAGCTTGTTCTGGCCAGCAGCGTTGTCCGTTATTTTGTGAATCCCCTGTTGGCTGTCGCGGATATCCGTCCGGCTTATTATCAGATGGGTGGCATCAAGACCGAGACGTTCACAGTGGACATCAACGGCGCACCATTTGTTTTTGTGCCCGGCCATAAGGAGGCAGTCCTCGGTTGGGACAGCGGAATCAACGGCCTGGACCCATTGGACATCAGCTCCGACAGGAAAGAGATGTACCTCGCCATCGAAAATTGCCTGAAACTATCTGTTCAAGGCGCCGAGTTTTTGCATGACGATCATTGGATGAAGAAGAAGATCGAACCAATCCATTCGTTGGAGGAATTGGACGAATTGGTCAACAGCCAAATGTCGCAGCTCCGGACGACAGAGATCCCGCCGTTATTGGTGGAAGTCAGCCCGACTTATGTGGGAATGACGAAAGTCGGGAATTATGCAGTCATAAACGGGAAATTTGAAGGCCAGACCGATTGGTTCAGCATACACGAGAAGGACATTCATCAGGCCTTGATGCCGAGCGCTAACGGATCCTCGGTATTTGCGGATTTTCCGGCGCATCTGGTCCAAAATGATGCCTTCTTCCTGCAACAGAATGAAGATTTGGATACGTACACCGTATACGCTCCTTACCAGACAACGTATGCAGAGATGCGCAAGCAATTGGAGAAAGATGGCATGGGGCTGTTGTCCAGCGATGAATGGGAATATTGCTGCGGCGCATCCACCCGCAGGCTTTTCCGTTGGGGAAATCAGTTGCATCGCAACCTGTTCGAACCGGATGAAAGCTACCTCTACAAAAAAAACATGTTCGGTCTGGAAATCGCGAACATGGGCTGGGGACCGGAACTCGTCGAAGACGGGCTGTTGGCCAAAGGCGGCTGGATTTTCATTCAAGCCGAGAATATACTGGAGAAACTTCTCCCTTACGCTACCTATTATGAAAACCATGCGGATGCTTTGAAAGCGAAGCAGCAAGAGCCCTTGTCACCCGGTTATTACTGCGCAAGACGTTCCATTCGCATAGAAATGTGACCCGGCTTTTCTTAAGAACTGCTTGCATGCGGACGTGATTTTGGTTATACTTATTCCTGATTGAAGCAGAGGATATAGGAATGGATAACAAAAGAGAGTTTCCGTTTGGTGAAAGGAAACGCATCCGTTTATGCTCCCTTTGCGTGAATATAGTAGAAATACTATCGCTTCCAGCGTTAACGGATCCGAGAGGTAATGAATGCTCAAAACATTTCATTGCAAACAAGGTGGTACCGCGTGATTCGTCCTTGTATGCAGTGGGGTGTTTTTTATTTTTTCCACTCCAAAAATAAATGAAGAGAAAAGGAAGGTAATAATGAAGAATCTGAAAAGCAGTGACATCCGTCAAATGTATCTTGATTTTTGGGCAACGAAAGGGTCAAAAGTGGAGCCGAGCGCTTCGCTGATACCAGTCAACGACCCTACCTTATTATGGATCAACTCAGGCGTAGCGACATTGAAAAAATATTTTGATGGCACGTTGATTCCTGAAAATCCGCGCATCACCAACGCCCAAAAAAGCATCCGCACAAACGATATCGAAAATGTTGGTGTGACTGCAAGACATCATACTTTATTCGAAATGTTGGGGAATTTTTCGATCGGGGACTACTTCAAAGAAGAAGCGATCCCTTGGGCTTGGGAATTCCTGACGGATGAAAAATGGTTGGCGTTCGATCCGGATTTGCTTTACGTCACTTATTATCCGGAAGACACGGACACAAAACGCATTTGGCAGGAAAAAGTAGGTTTGCCGGAAGATCATATCGTTCCGATCGCAGACAACTTCTGGGATATCGGAGCAGGGCCATGCGGACCGGATACGGAAATCTTCTACGATCGCGGACCAGCCTTCCAGGATTTGCCTGACGGAGACCCTGAAATGTATCCGGGCGGTGAAAATGAACGCTACCTTGAAATCTGGAACCTAGTATTCTCTGAATTCAACCACAAGCCGGATGGCACCTATGAGCCGCTGCCGCATAAGAACGTCGATACGGGGATGGGTCTGGAACGTGTCACAAGCGTAGTCCAAAACACACCGACCAACTTCGAAACGGATCTGTTCATGCCGATCATCGAAAAAATCGAGACGTTAAGCAACGGCAAGAAATATGGTGAAAACAAAACATTGGATATTTCCTTCAAAGTCATCGCTGATCACGTCCGCGCCGTCAGCTTTGCGATAGGGGACCGTGCCTTGCCATCAAATGAAGGCCGCGGCTACATTTTGCGTCGTTTGATCCGTCGCTCCGTCATGCATGGCCAAAAATTGGGCATCGAAAAAATGTTCCTGAACGAATTGGTTCCGGTTGTGGCAGCCATCATGGAATCTTATTATCCTGAAGTCAAAGCGGACCAAGATTTCATCATCAAAGTCATCACAAATGAAGAGCAACGTTTCCAGGAAACGATCCATGAAGGGATGGAAATCCTGAACAGCGTCTTTGAAGAGATGAACGAAAAAGGTGAAACTGCCGTAAACGGCACGAATGCCTTCAAACTGTATGATACATACGGATTCCCGTTGGAATTGACTAGCGAATATGCCGAAGAAAAAGGCTTCACAGTCGATACAGAAGGGTTCAACCAAGAGATGCAGGAACAACGTAACCGCGCCCGTGCAGCAAGGCAAGTGGAAGACTCCTTCTCCGTGCAATCACCGGTCTGGGCTGAAGTACTGGTTCCGAGCACGTTTTCCGGGTATGCACAAACAAAAATTTCGTCCGAGCTTTCAGTGATGGTTGCGAATGACGAAATCGTCGAAAAAGCAGCTGCAGATGATCGCGTTCAGATCATTTTCCGCGAAACACCGTTCTATGCAGAAATGGGTGGACAAGTTGCAGACAAAGGAACAATCGAAACCGAAGCTGGTGAAGTGATTGCAGAAATCGAAGACGTCAAGCGCGCCCCTAATGGCCAAACCATGCACATTGCGCGTGTCCTGACGGAAATCCATTCGAACGAAACATATATCCTGCACGTGGATGAAGCGCGCAGAAGAAGCATAACCAAGAACCATACAGCTACTCATCTATTGCACCAAGCGCTGAAGGATGTTTTAGGGAATCATGCCAATCAAGCCGGTTCGCTTGTGAATCCGAATCAACTTCGTTTTGACTTCACCCATTTCGGGCAAGTCACAGCAGAAGAGTTGGTGCGGATGGAAGAAATCGTGAATGAAAAGATTTGGGAAGCATTGCCTGTCGTAACTGTCGAAACAACTGTTGATAAGGCGAAAGAAATGGGCGCCATGGCTTTGTTCGGTGAAAAATACGGCAAAGAAGTCCGAGTGGTTGACGTCGGCGGCTACTCTGTCGAACTATGCGGCGGGGTTCATGTACAAAATTCGCAGGACATCGGCGTCTTCAAGATTTTGTCTGAATCCGGCATCGGTGCAGGCGTTCGACGCATCGAAGCAGTTACCGGTCAGGCAGCTTACCAGTATTTCCGTACAAAAGAAGCTGAGTTGAGCGAGGCGGCACAACTTGTGAAAGCCCAACAAACAAAAGAAGTTGCCGGTAAAATCAATCAGCTTAAGCAAGAAATGAAGGAAATGCAAGGCGAAAATGAGTCCTTGAAAGCCAAAATCATGAACGCAGAAGCCAAAGATCTCTTTGAAAATGTCGAAATCGTCAACGGTGTAACGTACATCACCTATGAAACGAAGAATCAGGATATGAATGCTTTGCGTCAATTGGCTGACCAATGGCGTCAAAAGGCAGTCTCTGATCTTTTCGTGGCAGCTTCGGCCACAGACGGCAAAGTCAATATGCTGGCTGCCGTTTCCAAAGATAAATTGGAACAAGGCCTGAAAGCCGGCGATCTGATCAAGACGCTCGCTCCGTTTGCTGGAGGCAAAGGCGGCGGTCGTCCGGATATGGCTCAAGCAGGCGGCAATAACCCGGCAGGCATCCCGGACGCTCTGAAACACGTTGCGTCCTGGATCGCTGAAAATACAAAATAAGCGTCCTTTCCCAGGGGTAGGCATCCAAAAAAGATGCCTGCCCCTGTGTTTTTAACTCGATCGGCAAAAAGGCGGCGGCATTTCTTTGTTGTAGTTTTTAGTCATTTCTTGTAAAATGGTAAATATACTAAAGAAAACTGGGGTGTCGCTATGAGTTCGAAAGATGAAACGATGTTATTCAATTTTGATGATAATCTGAAAAAGAATATCCAAGAGACATTAGCCCTTGTTTATGACGCATTGGAAGAAAAAGGATACAATCCTATCAATCAGATTGTAGGCTACCTGCTTTCTGGCGATCCAGCTTATATCCCGCGTCATAACGATGCCAGAAACCTGATCCGCCGTCACGAACGTGATGAAATAATGGAGGAATTAGTGAAAAGCTATCTTTCTGGAACAGGCAGAATCATCCAATGAGGCTCATGGGCTTGGATGTCGGATCAAAAACGGTAGGCGTGGCCATCAGCGATCCGATGGGATGGACGGCGCAGGGGATCGAAATCGTCAAAATCGACGAAGCCAACGGAATATTTGGTCTTGAACGGATTGCCGAATTGGTCAAGGAGTATGAAGTTGAGAAGTTTGTACTCGGATTGCCCAAAAATATGGACAACAGCATTGGTTTCCGGGCGGAGGCTTCCATCGCTTATGGGAATTTGCTTGAAAAAGAGTTGGGATTGCCGGTCGATTATGTTGATGAAAGACTCACCACTGTTCAAGCAGAAAAAATGTTGATCAATGAAGGAAATGTTTCCCGTAAAAAACGGAAAAAAGTAATCGATAAACTTGCTGCTGTCATACTTCTTCAGAATTATTTGGACAGCCAGTAAAGAAAGTGGTTTTTTTGTCCTATTTGCGTTACAATATCCTTTGTTTGAACGATAAAAACAATAATTAGATAAAGAGGTGCATACCATGACTGAACATAATCACGATCACGATCATGACCATAACCACGACCATGACCACGAAGATAACCACGAGCACATCACAATCGTGGATGAGAACGGAAATGAAGAGTTATTCGAAATCTTATTCACTTTCGAATCAGAAGATTTCGGAAAGTCTTACGTGCTGGTTTATCCAGCAGGAGCTCCTGAAGGAGAAGAAATCGAATTGCAGGCTTATTCCTATGTTGAAACTGAAGATGGCGGAGAAGGCGATTTAGAGCCGATCGAATCGGATGAAGAATGGGATATGATCGAAGAAGTTCTGAACACATTTATGGAAGACGAAGACCTTCAATAAATTTGTCAGTGACTTGTAAGGAAAATAAGGGAGGATCGGGACAATTATTGTCTGGGTCCTCTTTTTCTTTTGCGGTTGCTGCGTTGCTTTTTTGAGCTTTTGGCATGCAACCGGGGCCGGCCTGATAAAATGATGAGAAAACTGTCCAATATGCTCCATATGTCTATGCAAATAACAAAAAAGATTCAATTTATATAGGTTTTCGTGTATAATTACGGATGTCGAATGGCTAATAGTCCACAAATAGCCATATACTCAAGTAAGGAGGGACTCGTCTTTGTCTCAAAATGATCAGCAAGAACCTCAAGAGCAGCAAAAACTCATTCGTCCTACGTTGGAGAAAGAAGCCGTAGACAAAATGAAAATACGCAAAAAAGAACGGTCGCTAGTGCGGAAAATTGTTTTTGCAATTGTAACGATAGGGATCCTGTTAGGAGTCATCGTTGGTTTTGCCGGCTACAAATATATAACAGACGCACTTCAGCCATTGGAGCCAGAAAGCACGGAAGTCGTCGAAGTGGAAATTCCGATAGGGACGTCCACAAAAGGGATCACCCAACTGTTGGAAGAAGGCAACGTCATCAAAAACGCGACCATCTTCAACTACTACATCAAGACGCAAAATGTTTCTGATTTCCAAGCAGGCTTTTATGAATTATCGCCTTCCATGAGCCTGGACGATATCATTGCGACGCTTCAAGCGGGCGGAAGTCCTGTGCCGCAATCGAGCGATCACAAAATCATCGTAAGAGAAGGCAATACGATCGAGGAAATCGCAGCGGAAGTCGAAGCGAAGACGGATTTCACAGCTGATGAATTTTTGGCGAAAGTGAATGAACCGGAATTCTTGACGAATGCGGCTGCACAGTACCCTGATATTTTGACTGAAGCATCCCAACGTACCGATACGCGTTATCGTTTGGAAGGATACCTCTATCCGGCGACTTATGATTATATGACCGGAAATAGTTTGGATGAAGTGGTTTTACAGATGTTGCAGAAGACGAATGAAGTGCTAACGCCCTATGCAGAGCAGATTGCTTCTTCAGGCCATACCCTTCATGAAATTCTGACGATTGCTTCACTAGTCGAAAAAGAAGGCGTTACACCGGAAGATCGTGCGAACATTGCCGGCGTATTCTTTAATCGTCTGGAAATCGATATGCCGATCCAATCGGACATCAGTATTTTGTATGCGCTGAATGAGCACAAGGAATTAGTGACTTTCGAGGATCTTGAAATAGATTCGCCGTACAACCTGTACAGAAACACAGGAATGGGGCCTGGGCCATTCAATAGCCCAAGCGAAGGATCCATTCAAGCGACTCTATCACCAGCTGATACGAACTATCTGTATTTCGTTGCGGACACAAAAACAGGCATCGTTTATTTTTCAGAAACATATGAAGAACATTTGCAATTGCAAAGCCAATACGTAGACAGCGAATAAGACGAATAAAGTGAGCTGCATGAAGAGAGGAAGAATACACCAGTGAAAAAACCTATCGTTATTGGGGTGACAGGGGGATCGGGAAGCGGGAAAACCAGTGTCAGCCGGGCCATCTTAGACAAGTTTACTGATGTTTCCATTTTGCTGTTGGAACAGGATTTTTATTACAAAGATCAAAGCAATCTGCCATTTGAGGAACGCCTGAAAACAAACTATGATCATCCGTTTGCGTTTGATACGGACTTGTTCATCGAAGATCTTAAAAAATTAATAAAATACGAGAGCGTCGAGCAACCTGTTTACGACTACTCCAAGCACACACGCAGCGATAAAGTGATCCATCGCGAGCCGAAAGAAGTCATAATCGTTGAGGGAATCCTGATTTTAGAGGATCAACGACTGCGTGATCTGATGGACATCAAAGTCTATGTGGATACGGATGATGATATCCGTATCATCCGCAGAATCAAACGCGATATGGAATCAAGAGGCCGGACGCTTGACTCTGTCATCCACCAATATCTGTCAGTGGTCAAACCGATGCATCAGCAATTCATCGAGCCAACCAAAAAATTTGCGGATATCATCATTCCTGAGGGTGGACAAAATCAAGTCGCAATCGATCTGATGACCACAAAAATTGCTTCAATTTTGTCTGAAAATGCAGAATAATAATAGATGCCTGTAATATTTTCAAAATATAATTGCTTTTACTGGAATTAAATGGTATTTTAAATTCACTATTAATTAGGCAGCCAATAAACGATATAGAGCCACAGGAAATGATTATTTCTCTTTGGATGACATGCTACCTGTCCCGGATCCTTTTGGCTTTCGGGGACAGCTATCAATAAAAAAAGGGAACTGCGGTCCTGTGCTGCATATTGAATATTGAATCATTACTTAAAAGGGGCATATTTCTTATGATCGAAAAAGCATATCCGATGACAGCTGAAGGTAAAGCCAAATTAGAAGCTGAACTTGAAGACTTAAAAGTGAATAAAAGAAGAGAAATCGTTGAACGCATCAAGATTGCCAGAAGCTATGGAGATTTATCCGAAAATTCGGAATATGAATCTGCAAAAGACGAACAAGCTTTCGTCGAAGGCCGCATCACAACATTGGGAAAAATGATCCGTTTTGCGGAAATCATTGAAGTACAAAACGTCGACAGCAACGTGGTTTCGATTGGACTGAAAGTGACATTCGTAGAATTACCGGATGGTGATGAAGAAACGTACACCATTGTCGGCAGTGCAGAAGCAGATCCGCTTGAAGGCAAGATTTCAAACGATTCCCCGATCGCTAAAGCCTTATTGGGCAAGCAAATCGGCGCAGAAGTCGCCATCGGCACACCGGGCGGCGATATGAACGTGAAAATCGTCAGAATCGAACAAGCTTAAAAAAGCATCCAAGAAGAGGGTAGGACAAAAATCATTCCAAATGATTTTTGTCCTACCCTCTATTTGTTTATGTTTCTTTGGGGTTCATCGGGTATAATGACAGAGTAGATGCAATCATTTGGGCCCTACGACTTTAGTCTTAGCATACTATCAACCCTTAGCGCCCTGTCAAAACGGTGCAGGTAATCTATAATGGAAGCAGATGCTTAAGCTAAGGTTCAGCGGGAAATTTATAGAGCATTGTAGAGGAAGGAGGGGCTTGGGATGAAAAAGAGTGCCTTGAAATTATTTTTGCTCATTGAAGGGCTATTAGGGTTGGCTGTCCTGTTTCAATTGGTGCAGGACACCGATTTACTGCTGGTCTTTGTGTTCGGACTGATATTCATTAAATTCGGAACCGGAAAAGGCGAGCGTCGTCAGATTCTAGGCTTGATCGGATGGTTTATGGTAGTCATGAGCATACTCTCCACTTTCTCAGTGTGGCTGATGTTGATTCTTTTCATACTGGTTGTTGTCATCAATGGAAAGGGAATCTGGTCTGAACTGAAGCTGGATACTTTTGTGGACGTTCCATGGGAAGAAAAAGCATTTCGCACAGTCAAAACGAAAGAGCCGGAACAGCGGAACGGTTCCAGAAAGCGTCAGAAATGGATCGGAAACACCAGTATCGGGTCGGATGTCTATGAATGGGATGATGTCAATCTGACAGTATTCATGGGCGATACGATCATCGATTTGGGGAATACATTGCTGCCGAAAGAGGAAAATATCATTCTGATCCGCAAAGGATTCGGAAAGACCAGGGTAATCGTACCTTTGGGAATCGGAGTGGCTGTCCACCATTCCGCCATCAAAGGCCAGCTTTTGTTCAATGAAGATGAAATAGACTTGACCAACGAAACGGTCAAATTATACAGCCGGGACTACGATGAGACAAACAGAAAAATAAAAATCGTGTCCAATAGCCTGCTGGGTGATCTGGAGGTGATCTACCTATGAGGAGAAGCGCGGTTTTGATTCTGTTCAGCACGATACTCGGCGTCTTTGTTTTTATCGTGGCCGGCGTTTTATTTGCCCTCAGACCTTATTTAAGTTATCAGGAACTGCTTGAGGTGGATCGTTTTTATGTGCCGGCATTCCTTTACATCATCGTATTGCTGCTTTTTGCTGCGATCGTTGTAACTTGGATCGCCCACTTTTACTTGAAAAATCAAGAAAACCGCATCAAGGACAAGTTGCATTGGCTTTATCTTGGCAATTATGAGCATACGGCATTCAACAAAAAGCGGGATAAATCACTGTTTTTGGATCAGTACTGTCAGGCTATCCATATTGAAATTGAAATGCTCAGGGAAAAGATGCTCAGCCTGTCCCGGGAAGTGCAGCATCTGAGTGCAAATCCGCAGCAGGTCGGCAACGAAACGAAAGAAGAAATACTCGAGCAGGAGAGGCACCGCATCGCGAGGGAACTGCATGACTCCGTCAGCCAACAACTCTTTGCCGCAATGATGATGTTGTCGGCGGTCAATGAGCGGTCGGGTGATTTTCCGGAAAAAATACAGAAACAGATGCGTCTCATAGAAGGCATCATCAACGAGTCCCAGTCGGAGATGCGAGCATTGCTGCTTCATCTTCGTCCAACCAAACTCGAAGGCAAATCCCTGAAAAAAGGGATCGAACAGTTGTTGGTGGAATTGAAGTCGAAAGTCCAAATCGCGATCAAATGGGAAATCGACGATGTGCACACGATGAGCGGCATCGAGGATCATTTTTTCCGTATTGTGCAGGAGCTGCTTTCGAACACGCTGAGGCATGCAAAGGCAACCCATCTGGAAGTGTATCTGAAACAAACCTTGCAGGAAATCAGTCTCCGCGTTTACGATGATGGTGTCGGCTTCGATACCTCAATCGAAAAATCCGGCAGCTATGGTCTGATGAACATCAAAGAACGCGTGCAGGGGATGGGCGGGAGCTGCAAAATCATCAGTTTTCCCAAAAAAGGGACCGTGATCGAAATACGCATCCCGAATACCAATGTGAAGACCAACGACGCAAGCGCTGAATAGAATGACGGAATTTTTGAAAAATTTTCATTAGGAGGGTTCAGGTTGATACGTGTATTGATTATCGACGATCACGAGATGGTGAGGCTGGGTTACTCGGCCTATTTATCCATCCAAGATGACATTGAAGTAATAGGGGAAGCGGAAAACGGCTTGATCGGCTATGAAATGGCCCTGGATCTTCGTCCGGACATCATTTTGATGGATCTGGTCATGGAAGTAATGGACGGCATTGCCTCGACAAAAGCGATATTGAATGAATGGCCCAAAGCAAAAATTATCATCGTCACCAGTTTCATCGATGATGAGAAGGTCTATCCGGCTTTGGAGGCGGGGGCTTCCAGTTACATGCTGAAAACCTCTTCAGCGCATGAAATTGCCGATGCGATCCGTTCCACTTACCACGGCGAGTCTGTCCTGGAGCCAGAAGTGACCGATAAAATGCTGGAGCGCTTCTCGAAAAGAAATATCCGGCCGCTGCATGAAGAGCTGACCGCCAGAGAGCGGGAAGTGTTGCTGCTCATCGCGCAGGGCTACTCCAATCAGGACATTGCCGATCAACTGTTCATCACACTGAAGACAGTCAAAACACATGTGTCCAATATTCTGACAAAGTTGGAAGTGGATGACAGGACCCAAGCGACAATCTATGCTTTCAAGCATCATCTGATTCGATGACTGTGAGCAAAGTGTTATAAAATGATGCTTCCTTATGATAAGATGAATATGATAGATAGCAGTGAGGGGGGCAGGCTGATCATCCGATCAGCGACTAGATGAAAATAGAAATCAGTGAACGCGCACAAAAATGGTTTGAACAGGAAATGGGCATTTCAGGCAAAAAAGGGGTTCGTTTCCTTGGGAAGGTATACGGCAGCAGCCAAATACATGAAGGGTTCTCCGTTGGCCTTGATGTGGATGAGCCAGTATCTCCGATTGCAAAAGCTGAATACAATGGCATTTTATATTATGTAGAGGATGCTGATGATTGGTTCTTTAATGGCTATGATCTGCATGTCGGATTCGATGAAAAACAACGCGAACCGGAGTATAACTTCATCGCACAAAATAAAGAGGACAAATAGAAAAAGAGGGCGCTGGATTTTTGATCCAGGCCCTCTTTTTCTATTCTGTTTAGGTTTTTAGTTTCAGACGCTCATGATGACGGGTACAATCATAGGGCGGCGTTCCGTTTTTTCATACAGGTAAGGTTGAATGGCATTCGTAACGGTGTCCTTCAGTTTCTTCTCGGTGACAGCATCGGTTCCCTTCAATAAGGAAAGAACATCCTGGCGGACGATTGCTTGCGCTTCATTGA is a window from the Trichococcus shcherbakoviae genome containing:
- a CDS encoding DUF1292 domain-containing protein, which codes for MTEHNHDHDHDHNHDHDHEDNHEHITIVDENGNEELFEILFTFESEDFGKSYVLVYPAGAPEGEEIELQAYSYVETEDGGEGDLEPIESDEEWDMIEEVLNTFMEDEDLQ
- a CDS encoding sensor histidine kinase, yielding MRRSAVLILFSTILGVFVFIVAGVLFALRPYLSYQELLEVDRFYVPAFLYIIVLLLFAAIVVTWIAHFYLKNQENRIKDKLHWLYLGNYEHTAFNKKRDKSLFLDQYCQAIHIEIEMLREKMLSLSREVQHLSANPQQVGNETKEEILEQERHRIARELHDSVSQQLFAAMMMLSAVNERSGDFPEKIQKQMRLIEGIINESQSEMRALLLHLRPTKLEGKSLKKGIEQLLVELKSKVQIAIKWEIDDVHTMSGIEDHFFRIVQELLSNTLRHAKATHLEVYLKQTLQEISLRVYDDGVGFDTSIEKSGSYGLMNIKERVQGMGGSCKIISFPKKGTVIEIRIPNTNVKTNDASAE
- the liaF gene encoding cell wall-active antibiotics response protein LiaF, which codes for MKKSALKLFLLIEGLLGLAVLFQLVQDTDLLLVFVFGLIFIKFGTGKGERRQILGLIGWFMVVMSILSTFSVWLMLILFILVVVINGKGIWSELKLDTFVDVPWEEKAFRTVKTKEPEQRNGSRKRQKWIGNTSIGSDVYEWDDVNLTVFMGDTIIDLGNTLLPKEENIILIRKGFGKTRVIVPLGIGVAVHHSAIKGQLLFNEDEIDLTNETVKLYSRDYDETNRKIKIVSNSLLGDLEVIYL
- the mltG gene encoding endolytic transglycosylase MltG, giving the protein MSQNDQQEPQEQQKLIRPTLEKEAVDKMKIRKKERSLVRKIVFAIVTIGILLGVIVGFAGYKYITDALQPLEPESTEVVEVEIPIGTSTKGITQLLEEGNVIKNATIFNYYIKTQNVSDFQAGFYELSPSMSLDDIIATLQAGGSPVPQSSDHKIIVREGNTIEEIAAEVEAKTDFTADEFLAKVNEPEFLTNAAAQYPDILTEASQRTDTRYRLEGYLYPATYDYMTGNSLDEVVLQMLQKTNEVLTPYAEQIASSGHTLHEILTIASLVEKEGVTPEDRANIAGVFFNRLEIDMPIQSDISILYALNEHKELVTFEDLEIDSPYNLYRNTGMGPGPFNSPSEGSIQATLSPADTNYLYFVADTKTGIVYFSETYEEHLQLQSQYVDSE
- a CDS encoding HesB/YadR/YfhF family protein; translated protein: MKIEISERAQKWFEQEMGISGKKGVRFLGKVYGSSQIHEGFSVGLDVDEPVSPIAKAEYNGILYYVEDADDWFFNGYDLHVGFDEKQREPEYNFIAQNKEDK
- a CDS encoding IreB family regulatory phosphoprotein; its protein translation is MSSKDETMLFNFDDNLKKNIQETLALVYDALEEKGYNPINQIVGYLLSGDPAYIPRHNDARNLIRRHERDEIMEELVKSYLSGTGRIIQ
- a CDS encoding LuxR C-terminal-related transcriptional regulator, with translation MVRLGYSAYLSIQDDIEVIGEAENGLIGYEMALDLRPDIILMDLVMEVMDGIASTKAILNEWPKAKIIIVTSFIDDEKVYPALEAGASSYMLKTSSAHEIADAIRSTYHGESVLEPEVTDKMLERFSKRNIRPLHEELTAREREVLLLIAQGYSNQDIADQLFITLKTVKTHVSNILTKLEVDDRTQATIYAFKHHLIR
- the ruvX gene encoding Holliday junction resolvase RuvX, which encodes MRLMGLDVGSKTVGVAISDPMGWTAQGIEIVKIDEANGIFGLERIAELVKEYEVEKFVLGLPKNMDNSIGFRAEASIAYGNLLEKELGLPVDYVDERLTTVQAEKMLINEGNVSRKKRKKVIDKLAAVILLQNYLDSQ
- the greA gene encoding transcription elongation factor GreA, which encodes MIEKAYPMTAEGKAKLEAELEDLKVNKRREIVERIKIARSYGDLSENSEYESAKDEQAFVEGRITTLGKMIRFAEIIEVQNVDSNVVSIGLKVTFVELPDGDEETYTIVGSAEADPLEGKISNDSPIAKALLGKQIGAEVAIGTPGGDMNVKIVRIEQA
- the udk gene encoding uridine kinase — its product is MKKPIVIGVTGGSGSGKTSVSRAILDKFTDVSILLLEQDFYYKDQSNLPFEERLKTNYDHPFAFDTDLFIEDLKKLIKYESVEQPVYDYSKHTRSDKVIHREPKEVIIVEGILILEDQRLRDLMDIKVYVDTDDDIRIIRRIKRDMESRGRTLDSVIHQYLSVVKPMHQQFIEPTKKFADIIIPEGGQNQVAIDLMTTKIASILSENAE
- the alaS gene encoding alanine--tRNA ligase — translated: MKNLKSSDIRQMYLDFWATKGSKVEPSASLIPVNDPTLLWINSGVATLKKYFDGTLIPENPRITNAQKSIRTNDIENVGVTARHHTLFEMLGNFSIGDYFKEEAIPWAWEFLTDEKWLAFDPDLLYVTYYPEDTDTKRIWQEKVGLPEDHIVPIADNFWDIGAGPCGPDTEIFYDRGPAFQDLPDGDPEMYPGGENERYLEIWNLVFSEFNHKPDGTYEPLPHKNVDTGMGLERVTSVVQNTPTNFETDLFMPIIEKIETLSNGKKYGENKTLDISFKVIADHVRAVSFAIGDRALPSNEGRGYILRRLIRRSVMHGQKLGIEKMFLNELVPVVAAIMESYYPEVKADQDFIIKVITNEEQRFQETIHEGMEILNSVFEEMNEKGETAVNGTNAFKLYDTYGFPLELTSEYAEEKGFTVDTEGFNQEMQEQRNRARAARQVEDSFSVQSPVWAEVLVPSTFSGYAQTKISSELSVMVANDEIVEKAAADDRVQIIFRETPFYAEMGGQVADKGTIETEAGEVIAEIEDVKRAPNGQTMHIARVLTEIHSNETYILHVDEARRRSITKNHTATHLLHQALKDVLGNHANQAGSLVNPNQLRFDFTHFGQVTAEELVRMEEIVNEKIWEALPVVTVETTVDKAKEMGAMALFGEKYGKEVRVVDVGGYSVELCGGVHVQNSQDIGVFKILSESGIGAGVRRIEAVTGQAAYQYFRTKEAELSEAAQLVKAQQTKEVAGKINQLKQEMKEMQGENESLKAKIMNAEAKDLFENVEIVNGVTYITYETKNQDMNALRQLADQWRQKAVSDLFVAASATDGKVNMLAAVSKDKLEQGLKAGDLIKTLAPFAGGKGGGRPDMAQAGGNNPAGIPDALKHVASWIAENTK